The archaeon genome includes the window CGTGGCCAGCACTCCCCACATGCTCCCAGCGCCATGGCAGGCGAAGACGTCCAGGGAGTCGTCGAAGATCATCCTGCTGGCCCTCCAATTTGCGACGAGGTTGGAGAGCAACCCTACAACTAGTCCGATTAGGATGGCAGGGGACGAGCCGACATAACCCGCGGCCGGCGTTATCGCCACCAGGCCAGCTACAGCTCCGACCGAGATACCGACGGCAGAGGGCTTCCCCTTCCTGTACCAGTCGAGGAGCATCCAACTCACCGCCCCCGCGGCGGCGGCTAGGTTGGTGTTGACGACAGCCTGGACCGCGACCTCGTTCGCAGCGAGGGCACTCCCCCCGTTAAAGCCGAACCATCCGAACCAGAGTATCGCGGCACCGAGTATGACGTATGGGATGTTGCCCGGGCGTACCTCGTCTGACTTCGTGACACCCTTCCTCCTCCCCACCACGATAGCCGCTGCGAGCGCGGAGACGCCGGCCGAGATGTGGACCACCAGCCCTCCCGCGAAGTCAACGACTCCCATGGTCCTGAGCCACCCTCCGTCGCCCCAGACCCAGTGAGCGACCGGGGCGTAGATGAGAGTCGCCCAAAGAACGGTGAAGAGCAGCAAGGCCTTGAACCTGATGCGCTCCACGAAAGCGCCTATGATCAGCGCAGGTGTTATAGCCGCGAACTTGAGCTGGAAGGCAAAGTAGAGGAGTTCGGGGATCGAGTTCGAGTAGGACGGATTGGGGGCCGCTCCGACGTTGCCGAGGCCGACCTTCGAGAGGTCGCCTATCAAGCCGCCGACAGATGGCGCGAAGGCGAGGCTGTACCCCCAGAGGGCCCACACGAGGCTGACCACGGCGAAGATCATCATCGTCTGGACGATGGTCGATACGAGGTTCTTCCGGCGCACGAGACCCCCGTAGAAGAACCCGAGGGCAGGGGTCATTATCATGACCAGCGCAGTCGCCGTCAGAACCCAGGCTATGTCGGCAGCTTCGAGCGCCAGAGGTGTGTCAGTTCGGGCCGCCGGCGGGGGAGATATTTAGAGTGATAGCCACGTCTCCTGGCAGGCTCGACGGTTCAGCTTTGATAGCCCGGTTACGATACTGAGCCCCTGGTTCGATTGTCGCGCTGAAGCCACCCGGGGTCTGTTGCCTTCGAGCAAGACTAGCCAATTACGGCCGTACCCCTGTAGGTTCCGATGTTTTTCGTCCCCGCTGAACGAGGCGAGTATCTTGACTCCCCCAGACACGGTCCCCGTCACCGTCACGGAGC containing:
- a CDS encoding ammonium transporter, giving the protein MIMTPALGFFYGGLVRRKNLVSTIVQTMMIFAVVSLVWALWGYSLAFAPSVGGLIGDLSKVGLGNVGAAPNPSYSNSIPELLYFAFQLKFAAITPALIIGAFVERIRFKALLLFTVLWATLIYAPVAHWVWGDGGWLRTMGVVDFAGGLVVHISAGVSALAAAIVVGRRKGVTKSDEVRPGNIPYVILGAAILWFGWFGFNGGSALAANEVAVQAVVNTNLAAAAGAVSWMLLDWYRKGKPSAVGISVGAVAGLVAITPAAGYVGSSPAILIGLVVGLLSNLVANWRASRMIFDDSLDVFACHGAGSMWGVLATGIFASSVVNPSGPNGALFGNLAQLGLEAFAILVVSGFAFIGSFLLLRVIGLFTPLRVSEREEEAGLDQAEHGEDAYSF